The uncultured Paludibaculum sp. sequence CTACGAAGAAGCCGCTTGTCAGGGGCTTTTGGCGGGAATCAACGCCGGATGCCAGATAAAGGGCATCGATCCCATCGTTTTGCGCCGCAATGAGGCCTATGCAGGGATCCTGGTAGATGATCTAGTGACCAAGGGAGCCGATGAGCCCTACCGCATGTTCACCTCGCGGGCGGAATTCCGCCTGTTCCTCCGAATCGACAACGCGGATGAGCGTTTGACGGCCGAAGGACGGCGTGTCGGCCTGGTGACGGATGAACGCTGGGCGGTTTACGAGAAGAAACTGGCGCAGAAGGCCCAGGTGCTCCGCCTCCTGGAGACAAATAGGGTCACGCCGGAGCATTTCTCTGCCTTGGGGCTCTCCGCGGACGAAAGACCGATGCTCCAGGTCTGGTTGCGCCGTCCGGACGCCAGAATCGAGCAGATCCGCCCCTGGCTAGAGCAGCAACTGGGAGAACCGGCCGTTGCCGCCGTTTTGACCACCGTGGAGACGGAAGTGAAGTACGAAGGCTACCTCCACCAGCAGGAACGGCAGATTCAGCGCTTGAAGGACTCAGAAGGCCGCCATATCCCCGCCGGATTCGCATTTCGGGGCATTCCGGGCCTCAGTCGGGAGATCTGCGACAAGTTGGAGCGCGTACAGCCCGAAACTCTGGGCCAGGCAGCCCGGATTCCCGGTGTCACCCCCGCAGCCGTAGCCGTTCTCGATTGCTACCTCAGCTTGAACCGCCAAGCCTAGGATTGTTCCACGTGGAACATCCACGGACCCGATTTCGGCGTTTCCACACCACGAAACCGCGCATGTTCCACGTGGAACACCCCCAGTTCGCCCCCTCAGTGTTCCACGTGGAACGTCCGTGGTAGGATAGCGGTTTCGGCGACGCTCCGGAGCTGACCCTCGCGTTAGCACCTCACCCCAGGATGGAATCCCGGATTGCCGCTGGCACGCCATTCCTCTATATAGATAAGGACGCCCCATGGGCAAAGTCATCGCAATAGCAAACCAAAAAGGCGGGGTCGGCAAAACGACCACCGCCATTAACCTCGCGGCCTCCCTGGCCTCGAACGACCTCAAAATCCTCCTCATCGACATGGATCCCCAGGGGAATTGCACCACCGGGGTCGGCATCTCCAAGGAACCGGGCATGCCCACCATCTACGACGCCCTCATGGGCGCCCATTCCCTCGCCGAAACCATCGTCAATACCGACTTCGACGGCCTCCAACTCGTGCCCGCCGATAAGAACCTCGTCGCCGGCAACTTGGACCTCGTCGATATGGAACGCCGCGAGTTCCGCCTCCGCGACGCCCTCGACGCCATCAAGGCAGACTTCCACTACATCCTCATCGATTGCCCCCCGGCCCTCGACCTCCTCACCGTCAACTCCATGGTGGCAGCCGACTCCGTCCTCGTGCCCATTCAGTGCGAATTCTTCGCTCTGGAGGGGATTTCGCAGTTGATTGACACCGTCGAGCGCCTCAAAGAGTCCCTTCAGCCCAATCTGAAGCTCGAAGGCGTCCTTTTGACCATGTACGACGAGCGGACCAACCTCACCCGCCAAGTCGCCAAGGACCTCCGCGACTTCTTCAAGGAAGAGGTCTTCCAGACCGTCATCCCCCGCAGCATCCGCCTCGCCGAAGCCCCCAGCTTCGGAAAACCCATCCTGAGCTACGACGTCAGCTCCCGCGGAGCCGAAAGCTACATCAAACTCGCCAAGGAGATACTCGCTCATGAGCAACCAACCGGATCAGCCGCGTAAAGCCCTGGGCAAGGGTCTCTCGTCCCTTCTTCCATCCAACCGGTCCACTGCCCCGGCCCCCGCACCGGTTGCACCTCCTCCTCCGGCGCCCGAGCCCGCCAGCGGGCCGCTCCAGGTCGAAATCGAACTGATCGACGCCAATCCGCTGCAGCCGCGTACCGTCTTTCAGGAGGAGCGCCTCAGTGAGCTGTCCCAGTCCATCAAAGAGAATGGGATCATTCAGCCCCTGGTCGTCCGCAAGTCGGGCACCCGCTACCAGTTGATCGCTGGCGAGCGCCGCCTCCGCGCCTCCAAACTGGCTGGTCTCGTCAAAGTCCCCGTGGTCGTCCAGGACTTCGCCGACGACCGCCTCATGGAGATCACGCTCATCGAGAACATCCAGCGCGAGGATCTCAACCCCATCGAAGTCGCCCACGCCTTCGAACGCCTGGCTCGCGAGTTCAACCTCTCTCATGAGCAGATCGCTCAACGCACCGGCAAGGAGCGCAGCACCATCACCAACATGCTCCGCCTGCTCCGCCTGCCCGATCCCGTGCAGGTACTGCTGGCCGAGCAACGCCTGTCGATGGGACATGCCCGCGCCATCGTCGGTTTGACGAGCACGGATGCCCAGGTCGAGATCGCCAACAAGACGGTCTCCGAAGGGCTCTCTGTCCGCCAGGTCGAGAAGCTCGTCCAGAAAGCCTCCACCCCGCACATCGACAAGGAAGAGGAAAAGAAGGAAGAGGTTCGCATCGACCCGAACATCAAGGCGGCCCTGCAGGAATTGGAGCGCACCCTCGGCACCCGGGTCCGTCTTGTCCAGCGAGATGAGAATCGCGGCCGCCTCGAGATCGAGTACTACTCGATGGACGACCTCACCCGCATCTACGAAAGCATCGTAGGCAACTAACTTCAGGAGGGGTCGCGCAAGCGGCCCTGTCTCCCCCCAGGACGCAATCTCTCCACGGGCGCGCCCGCGCCGCAATCACACACAACTCAAATGAATGGTAGGGGATACCTGTGGGACCACAGGCACAAAGGAAGTGGTGCCGGCGGGAGGATTTGAACCTCCGACCTACGGATTATGAGACCGTCGCTCTAACCCCTGAGCTACACCGGCAGCTCCAGCTACCAGAGTAGGAAAGGTGACCCCAGTCTGTCAATTTCGGATAACGTACTCTTAAATCAATGATGCCGCACCGTACAGCATTTCGGGTATTGACACAATTGTCATCCGGGTCCATAGTGAAGCCAGAGATTCGGTCAAGGGACTGGTTCTCAGCCACGCAAAGGCCAGTTAAAGCTGGCAACGGTGGTATCTGCCTGGCATCATAACCGGGCTTACCGAGGAGGCTGACCCATAGAGATAGATCACCTCACAGGGCGGCTACCAATTACCTGATCCGCCCGTGTGCGCGCCTCCAGCGTCCATCCGGCTTCACCTAAGCCCAGACGCGCGGACTATTGCACCGCTGATAAGAGGCTCCCCGCATCACGGAACGAATCCGAGTCTTTTGAGACATGGATTGCGGTGCGGGATTGGCGGTCGCCCTGTTCCTCTTTTATCCCCTGAATTGACACACACTTATGCGGTTCAGTAGAGTCGAATGAGGATCCGGCGCAGTTTGGCCGGCCTCGCGATCGATTTCTGCGTGACCGTGACACCGCCGTGAGCCTGATCCAATTCCAGGCCGTCTCCAAGAGTTACCCCATCTATAGCTCTCCGAGCGACCGACTCAAAGAGCTGCTCACGTTCAATCGCCGCAAGTTCCACGAGGACTTCTGGGCGTTGCGTGACGTGTCCTTCGAGGTTCCGCGCGGCGAGACGTTCTGCATTGTCGGCGAAAATGGCTCCGGCAAAAGTACCCTCCTCCAGATTGTTGCTGGCATTCTCACACCAACTTCCGGCTCCGCCGCCGTGAATGGGCGGGTTTCCGCTCTGCTGGAACTAGGCTCCGGCTTCAATCCCGAATTCTCCGGACGCGACAACGTCTACCTCAATGCCGCCATCCTAGGCTTCTCCTCCGCTCAAATCGATCGTGTCTACCGCCAGATCGAGGAGTTCGCCGAAATCGGCGACTTCATCAATCAGCCGGTCAAGACCTATTCCAGTGGCATGGTGGTCCGCTTGGCGTTTGCTGTCGCCATCCATGTCGACCCCGAGATTCTCATCGTCGACGAAGCCCTGGCGGTGGGGGACATCTACTTCCGGCAACGCTGCCTGCGGAAAGTCCATGAATTGCGCGCCAAGGGCACCACCATCCTCTTTGTGTCCCACGCCGCCGGCGACGTCAAGGCGCTCGGCGACCGCACCATGTGGCTGGACAAGGGCCGCGTGCGCGAGCTCGGCGACACCGATATGGTCGTCGCTAAGTATCTGGCCGCTATGGTGGAGAAAGATTCCGGCTACCTGGAAGTCAAACACCGCGAACGCCAGGAGCGCGACGGACCGGTCCAGGCGCCCGAAATCGTTACGACTATTCCGAACATCGACTTCCGGTACGGCGATGGACGCGCCGAAATCATCGGTATCGCCGTGCTCGACCTCTACGGCCGTAAACTGCCACTCCTGGAGCCCCGCACCGAGACAGTAGTCCGCATCAGCGTGCGCGCCAACACCACTCTTGAGATGCCGAACGTCGGTTTCATGCTTCGCAACCATCTGGGCGTCGACTTTGCCGGCACAAACACCACGCGCGAGGACATCGAACTGCCCCCCATGGAGCCCGGCGACGTCTACACCGTCGATTTCCACCTTGATATCCCCGATCTCTACCCTTCATCGTTTTCCTTCTCGCCGGCCATCGCCGACGGCAGCCTGATGAATTACCAGATGTGCGACTGGATCGACAACGCGGTTTCGCTGCAGATGAGCCCTGGCGAGGGGCAGGTCTATGGCTACCTGCACCTGCCCTGTAAGGTGGAAGTGAACTCCCGTCTCGACGGGAAGAGCAAGATGGCGGAGGCGCAACTTGGTTGAGTTTACCGGAGAGCGGTTGGTGCCGGGCCAGGTCGATCAGGACCTGCTGAATGAACATTTGTCGCGTTATGCCTTCGCCGCCCGCCTGGCGCGGCACAAACGCGTACTCGACATCGCCTGCGGCATGGGCTACGGGTCGTTTGAACTGTCGAAACATGCCGCCAAGGTCGTCGGCCTGGACGTATCCGACGAAGCCGTGGTGGCCGCGAGCGAGCGCTATCAGGCGTCGAATCTTCAGTTTCTTACGGCGCCCGCCCAGCACATCCCGCTCGACGATCAATCGTTCGACCTCATCGTCGCCTTCGAGGTGATCGAGCATCTCAGCGATTGGGATGCCTTGCTGGCGGAGGCACGGCGGCTGCTGGCGCCCGGAGGCCAGTTCATCGTCTCGACGCCGAACAAGGAATACTACGCCGAGACCCGCCGGGAAGTGGGACCTAATCCCTTTCACGTCCATGAGTTCGAATACGGCGAGTTTCACGCCGAGTTGAGCCGGTTCTTCCCCTCGGTGACGATGTTCCTCCAAAATCACGTCCAGGCCATCGCCTTTCACCCGACGCCCGGAGGTGCGGGGCTGGTCGCCGAAGTGGAAAGCGGCAGCATCCCGGCCGAACCGCAAACCAGCCACTTTTTCCTGGCCGTTTGCGCCTTGGCGCCCCAGACCGGATCTCCGGTCTATCTCTACCTGCCCAGTTCCTCCAACGTCCTGAGGGAGCGCGAACAGCACATCGCCAAGCTGGAAGCCGAACTGGCGCAGAAGGATTCGTGGATGGCGGAACTTCAGCAGGACCACAGCCGGCTGCACGCCGCGCATGAGGAGCAGCGTGCGGAATCACTGAAGACCACCAACTGGGCGCTGGACCTTGAAAAGGATTTGAACGAGGCCCGGCAGCGCGTGGTGCAGCTTCAGGACGAGATGGAGACCGAGCAGCGGGCCGCTCGCGAAGTTGTCGCCGCATATGAGGCGAAAATCACCGAACTGCACGACGAGTTCAAAGCGCACATCGAGGCGCGGCGCGATCTCGATGAACAGATCGAGGCAAAGGCCGCCGAACTCGCGAAGTGCGTCGAGTTGCTCGATGCCGCGGAAGCCAGCGTGACCGAACGCACGCTCTGGGCGCAGGGCCTGCAACAACGTGTCGAACTCCTGGAGAAGTTGGTCGCCGCCGCCCAGTCCTCTCGTTGGGTTCGCTTGGGCCGCCGCATCGGTATTGGTCCGGATCTTCAGAATTCCTAAATGGCTGCCACCTTGGTTCGAATCGCCCGACAGCTCCCTCTGGCTATTCTGTCGCCGCTTTTTGTTCTCCTCGCACTGCCCGCTTTATGGCTGACCGATGTTTGCTGGAAGCTCTTCGGCACCCGCAGGACTCCACAAGACACCCTCCCGGACACCACTGCCGCCAGCGTCGTCATTCCTAACTGGAACGGCAAGCATCTGCTGGAGAAATACCTGCCCAGCGTGGTGACCGCCATGAACGGGCATCCGCGCAACGAGGTGATCGTAGTCGACAACGGTTCGACTGACGGCAGCGCCGACTTCCTGCGTGATTTCTTCCCCACGGTTCGCTGCATCGCACTGCCGCGAAACCTGGGTTTCGGTGGCGGTTCGAATACCGGCTTTCGCGAAGCCACGAACGACATTGTCGTCCTGTTGAACAGCGACATGCGCGTGGATGCTGGCTTCCTCCAACCCCTGCTCGACGGCTTCACTAACGAGAAGGTCTTCGCAGTCTCCTGCCAGATCTTCTTCAGCGATCCGCATAAGCGCCGGGAGGAGACCGGACTCACCCAGGCATGGTGGAGCCAGGGTGCCCTGCGCGTCCGTCACTATGACGATCCCAACATCGACCGGCCCTTTCCGTGCTTCTATGGCGGCGGCGGGTCGTGCGCCTTCGATCGCCGTAAGTTTCTGGAACTGGGTGGCTTCGACCATGTGATGAAGCCCTTTTACCTGGAAGACACGGACCTCGGCTTCATGGCTTGGAAACGCGGCTGGCAGGTCCTGTACCAACCCCATAGCAAGGTCTGGCACGAGCACCAGGGCACCATCGGCAAGAAGTTCTCCCGCAACTACATTGAAAGCGTCGTCGCCAAGAACTTCCTTCTGTTTGCCTGGAAGAACATTCACGAGCCCGCGCGCCTGGCCAATCATTTTCTCTACGCCTGGTCTGGAGCATTGCTCAGCCTGCTGGCTGGCGAATCCCGCGAACGAGCGAGCCTCTCCGGCTTGGGCCGTGCGCTTCTCCAACTGCCCGGCGCCATGGCCACCCGCTGGCGGGCCCGTTCGCTGGCGGTGGTTGGTGACTCCGAAGCACTCCGGCGTCCCATGGGTGGCTACTTCCGTGACCGTTTCCAGGAGGTCCAAACCAACCCGGAGAGGTTGAACGTTCTCTTCCTGTCTCCCTATTCCATCTGTCCACCCATTCACGGCGGCGGCGTATTCATGTACGAAGCCGTCAAGCAGTTGGGCCAGATCTCTAATCTGCACGTCCTAGCGTTGATTGACGACCCTAAGGAGCGGCAAGCCCATGCCTCCATCGTGCCGTACACCAAGTCGGTGGAGTTCGTCGTCCGGCTGGAAGGCCAGCCCAAGGGGATCGGCGCCCTTACTCCCTTCGCCGTCCGCGAGTTTTTCGATCGTGAGGTGGAATGGCTGCTCCACCGTCAGATCTTCCTGCGCGAGATCGATGTGGTCCAGGTGGAGTACACCAATATGGGTCAATATGCCGGCCCGTACAACCGGATCGTCTGGGCGCTATTCGAACACGACGTTTATTTTCAGTCGATTGGCCGAACCATGAAAAGCTTCAGTCCTTCGGGCCGGGTGAAAGCCTTCATGGAGTATCTGCGCGCCATGCGCTATGAACTACAACTGCTGCCGCGCATGGACGAGATCCAGACTTGCACGCAGGAGAACACAAACTACCTCCTGTCGTTCCTGCCGCAGTTGAAAGACCGCATCCATCACCATCTGCGTGCTGGAATCGATACCAGTGGCTATGAGTTCAGCCCGCGGCCGCGCCGGCCAAAGACGATGCTGTTCATGGGCAGCTTCCGCCACCTGCCGAATCAGGCGGCATTGCGTTGGTTTCTGCGCGAGGTCATGCCCCACGTTCTCGAACAGGAGCCCGAAGCCCGGCTGATGGTAATCGGGTCCGATCCACCGGCCGCGCACACCGTGCCCGCCTTCAACGGGGCGGTGCAACTGGTCGGGTTTGTGGAGAACATTCGGCAGCCGCTGGCCGAGTACGCGGTGTTCATCTGCCCCATCCTGAGCGGATCGGGCGTGCGCGTGAAACTCCTTGAGGCCTTTGCCGCGGGAATCCCGACGGTCTCAACAAGAATTGGGGCTGAGGGGTTGGGCGAGGAAGACGGACTGCATTGCGCACTGGCTGACGACCCTCGCGAGTTCGCGGCCAAGATCATCCAGCTATTCCAGGATCCAGAAGGCGCCGCCGCCATGGCCGAACGGGCCCGGCAGTTTGTGTCCGAACATCGGGACATCGGACGGATGACCCAGGCGCTCGAGGCCACCTACAGGTCGGTCCTGGCAGCCAAACAACAGCGTTAGCCCTGGGTTACCAGGGACGCCAGCCCTTCTTGCCGTTCACAGCCTTGCTTTCGCTCTTCGCCGCGGCCTCCAACCGCGCCACCACGTCCTTGGCGGTGTCGTTGAGATCGTCGGCCCGGCTAGTCCGGCTGCGCTCATAGGTCGACCACACTACGTTGCGGGTGCTGCGGTTGACCAGGAAGTAAGTACCCTTCCCGCGGCCGCCGCCGCCCAGACGCTCCTGCGGAGCGATCGGGATCTTAACGGACTCCCGCCGCTGCGGATCGTCGGCATCGTCGGGCTGAGGGGGAGGATCCGCCATCACTTCCTCTTCGTGTTTCGGGCTTGGATAGAGCTCCTCCAGCTTCGACTCAAAGCTCCTTCCCAACCGATCGGTGAAGATCGCGTCGGCCTTGGCCGGGTCGGTCACCACCTGATATAAGCCGCTGCGGGTCAGATGGTTGGCCAGAAACTGGTCGAACGAGTAACTCATCGGTAGCAGGTAGACATGCCGGATCTGCAGCAGTTCGCCGGCCGGAGCAGCCACTGCGGGCGGCGCGGGCGCTGGCGGTGCGTCTGGAGGCTGAGGCGCCGCCGGCGCCTGCAACAATAGAAAAAGAAAAGCAGAAGTCAGCATGTCGACACCTCAATGATATCCCTGCGCACATACAATAGACGTTTTGGGCCGCTCGAAAGACGAACCGCCTCGTGTACAAGAATCTGAGCATCACAGTTGTCATCCCGTGCCTGAATGAAGAGCAGGGTATCGAGAAAGTATTGAGCCGAATGCCGGAATTCGTCGACGAGGTGATCGTTGTCGACAACGGATCCACCGACCGCACAGCCGACGTGGCCCGCGGTTTCGGCGCCCAGGTGATCAGGGAAGACGTCCGCGGGTATGGCCGCAGCTATAAAAAGGGCTTCTCGCTGGCCACCAGCGACGTCATCGTGACTCTCGACGGGGATCACAGCTACCCGCCCGACGCCATCAGCTACCTTCTCGAGGCCTACCTGCACCTCGAGGCCGACTTCCTGAACGCTTCGCGCTTCCCGGTGCGCGACCGTCATGCAATGAGCTTCAAGCATAAGTTCGGCAACCTCGTGCTCACCCTCACGATGTCGCTGTTGTTTTTCCGCTGGATTCACGATTCACAGAGCGGTATGTGGGTCTTCAGCCGTAAGATTCTAAAGGACATGGTTCTCGAGTCGGACGGCATGGCATTCTCCGAGGAGATCAAGATTGAAGCTCTGCTGCACCCCACCGCGCGGTTTGAGGAGATCTCCATCATGTATACCTCCCGGCTGGGCGAGATCAAATTGAACCCCTGGCGGGACGGATTCCAGAATCTGATCTTTCTCCTCAAGAAACGGTTCGCCAGACGGTGACCTTGGATCATGCAATGTGACGCGACGGTAGTGATTCCCAACTGGAACGGGGCGGGCCGCCTGACCCGCGCCATCCGTTCGGTGCAGTCTCAGACCTGCGCCCCGAAGGAAATACTGGTGGTGGACGACGGCTCGACGGACGGCTCCTATCAGGAAGCAACCGCAGCCGGGACCCTGGTTCTTCGGTTTGACAAGAACAGCGGGTTTAGCCGGGCCGTGAATGCCGGGGTGGGTGAGTGCTCCACCCATTGGGTGGCGATCGTCAACAACGACGTCGAACTGGCGCCGACGTGGCTGGAGAATCTGATGGCGGGCTGCGGACCGGATGTGGCCTACGCCTCCGGTAAAATTCTGAAAGCAAACGACCGGACCGTGATTGACGGCACCTACGACCTGCTTTCGTGGTCCGGTTGCGCCTGGCGCGCCGGTCATGGAGCACCGGAAAACCGATTCAATCAGGCCAGGGATGTCCACTTCGTGCCGCTGACCGCCGCCCTGGTCCGGCGCGATGTCTTCCTGCGCATGGGCGGCTTGGACGTACGATTCGAATCGTACCTGGAGGACATCGACTTCTGCCTCACCTGTGCCTTGGCCGGTTTG is a genomic window containing:
- a CDS encoding ABC transporter ATP-binding protein produces the protein MSLIQFQAVSKSYPIYSSPSDRLKELLTFNRRKFHEDFWALRDVSFEVPRGETFCIVGENGSGKSTLLQIVAGILTPTSGSAAVNGRVSALLELGSGFNPEFSGRDNVYLNAAILGFSSAQIDRVYRQIEEFAEIGDFINQPVKTYSSGMVVRLAFAVAIHVDPEILIVDEALAVGDIYFRQRCLRKVHELRAKGTTILFVSHAAGDVKALGDRTMWLDKGRVRELGDTDMVVAKYLAAMVEKDSGYLEVKHRERQERDGPVQAPEIVTTIPNIDFRYGDGRAEIIGIAVLDLYGRKLPLLEPRTETVVRISVRANTTLEMPNVGFMLRNHLGVDFAGTNTTREDIELPPMEPGDVYTVDFHLDIPDLYPSSFSFSPAIADGSLMNYQMCDWIDNAVSLQMSPGEGQVYGYLHLPCKVEVNSRLDGKSKMAEAQLG
- a CDS encoding glycosyltransferase family 2 protein, which gives rise to MQCDATVVIPNWNGAGRLTRAIRSVQSQTCAPKEILVVDDGSTDGSYQEATAAGTLVLRFDKNSGFSRAVNAGVGECSTHWVAIVNNDVELAPTWLENLMAGCGPDVAYASGKILKANDRTVIDGTYDLLSWSGCAWRAGHGAPENRFNQARDVHFVPLTAALVRRDVFLRMGGLDVRFESYLEDIDFCLTCALAGLRGRYVPQAVAYHEGSASLGAWSPRMVELLARNQVFLVAKHFPNPVTRAVLVGQLLWGLLARKRGTGRAWFSGKRRGLASFRAMRASKMDAARLAIILQESEEEIRRLQTNQPDTFWEQYFRWRGR
- a CDS encoding glycosyltransferase family 2 protein gives rise to the protein MYKNLSITVVIPCLNEEQGIEKVLSRMPEFVDEVIVVDNGSTDRTADVARGFGAQVIREDVRGYGRSYKKGFSLATSDVIVTLDGDHSYPPDAISYLLEAYLHLEADFLNASRFPVRDRHAMSFKHKFGNLVLTLTMSLLFFRWIHDSQSGMWVFSRKILKDMVLESDGMAFSEEIKIEALLHPTARFEEISIMYTSRLGEIKLNPWRDGFQNLIFLLKKRFARR
- a CDS encoding ParB/RepB/Spo0J family partition protein → MSNQPDQPRKALGKGLSSLLPSNRSTAPAPAPVAPPPPAPEPASGPLQVEIELIDANPLQPRTVFQEERLSELSQSIKENGIIQPLVVRKSGTRYQLIAGERRLRASKLAGLVKVPVVVQDFADDRLMEITLIENIQREDLNPIEVAHAFERLAREFNLSHEQIAQRTGKERSTITNMLRLLRLPDPVQVLLAEQRLSMGHARAIVGLTSTDAQVEIANKTVSEGLSVRQVEKLVQKASTPHIDKEEEKKEEVRIDPNIKAALQELERTLGTRVRLVQRDENRGRLEIEYYSMDDLTRIYESIVGN
- a CDS encoding AAA family ATPase gives rise to the protein MGKVIAIANQKGGVGKTTTAINLAASLASNDLKILLIDMDPQGNCTTGVGISKEPGMPTIYDALMGAHSLAETIVNTDFDGLQLVPADKNLVAGNLDLVDMERREFRLRDALDAIKADFHYILIDCPPALDLLTVNSMVAADSVLVPIQCEFFALEGISQLIDTVERLKESLQPNLKLEGVLLTMYDERTNLTRQVAKDLRDFFKEEVFQTVIPRSIRLAEAPSFGKPILSYDVSSRGAESYIKLAKEILAHEQPTGSAA
- a CDS encoding glycosyltransferase, yielding MAATLVRIARQLPLAILSPLFVLLALPALWLTDVCWKLFGTRRTPQDTLPDTTAASVVIPNWNGKHLLEKYLPSVVTAMNGHPRNEVIVVDNGSTDGSADFLRDFFPTVRCIALPRNLGFGGGSNTGFREATNDIVVLLNSDMRVDAGFLQPLLDGFTNEKVFAVSCQIFFSDPHKRREETGLTQAWWSQGALRVRHYDDPNIDRPFPCFYGGGGSCAFDRRKFLELGGFDHVMKPFYLEDTDLGFMAWKRGWQVLYQPHSKVWHEHQGTIGKKFSRNYIESVVAKNFLLFAWKNIHEPARLANHFLYAWSGALLSLLAGESRERASLSGLGRALLQLPGAMATRWRARSLAVVGDSEALRRPMGGYFRDRFQEVQTNPERLNVLFLSPYSICPPIHGGGVFMYEAVKQLGQISNLHVLALIDDPKERQAHASIVPYTKSVEFVVRLEGQPKGIGALTPFAVREFFDREVEWLLHRQIFLREIDVVQVEYTNMGQYAGPYNRIVWALFEHDVYFQSIGRTMKSFSPSGRVKAFMEYLRAMRYELQLLPRMDEIQTCTQENTNYLLSFLPQLKDRIHHHLRAGIDTSGYEFSPRPRRPKTMLFMGSFRHLPNQAALRWFLREVMPHVLEQEPEARLMVIGSDPPAAHTVPAFNGAVQLVGFVENIRQPLAEYAVFICPILSGSGVRVKLLEAFAAGIPTVSTRIGAEGLGEEDGLHCALADDPREFAAKIIQLFQDPEGAAAMAERARQFVSEHRDIGRMTQALEATYRSVLAAKQQR
- a CDS encoding methyltransferase domain-containing protein encodes the protein MVEFTGERLVPGQVDQDLLNEHLSRYAFAARLARHKRVLDIACGMGYGSFELSKHAAKVVGLDVSDEAVVAASERYQASNLQFLTAPAQHIPLDDQSFDLIVAFEVIEHLSDWDALLAEARRLLAPGGQFIVSTPNKEYYAETRREVGPNPFHVHEFEYGEFHAELSRFFPSVTMFLQNHVQAIAFHPTPGGAGLVAEVESGSIPAEPQTSHFFLAVCALAPQTGSPVYLYLPSSSNVLREREQHIAKLEAELAQKDSWMAELQQDHSRLHAAHEEQRAESLKTTNWALDLEKDLNEARQRVVQLQDEMETEQRAAREVVAAYEAKITELHDEFKAHIEARRDLDEQIEAKAAELAKCVELLDAAEASVTERTLWAQGLQQRVELLEKLVAAAQSSRWVRLGRRIGIGPDLQNS